In Streptomyces pluripotens, the genomic window GCAGCTTTCGCCCTAACTGTGTCCGCCGTTCTACTCACCACCGCCTGCACTGGGCAGTCCGACACCGGCGCCGCCGACGACCCGTCGAAGGACACGACGATCAACTTCTGGCACGCCTGGAGCGCGCCGAACGAAGTCAAGGCGGTCAAGTCGCTGGTCTCCGGCTTCGAGAAGTCCCACCCCCACATCCATGTGAACATCGTCGGCGACATGACCGACGACAAGATCAATCAGGCGCTGCGGGCGGGCGGGGACAAGGCCCCCGACGTCATCTCCTCCTTCACCACCAACAACGTCGGCACGTTCTGCTCCTCGGGCGCCCTGGTGGATCTCAACCCCTTCTTCAAGAAATCCGGAATCGACCCCGCGAAGACGTTCCCGAAGGCGATGAATGAATACACTCAGTTCGGCTCGGACCGCTGCACGGTTCCACTGCTCGGTGACGCGTACGGGCTCTACTACAACAAAACCGCGTTCGCCGGAGCCGGCATCAGGAACCCACCGAAGACATGGTCAGAATTCGAGGCCGACGCCAAGAAGTTGACCATCCCCCGGAAAGACGGGTACAGACAGCTGGGCTTCATGCCGGACTACCACGGCTGGGAGTCCACCACGGAACACTACTTCGCGCAGTTCTCACCCACGTACTTCGACAAGAACGGCAAGTCGAATCTGGCCTCGGACCCCGTCTTCGAAAAGGGATTCGAGCTCCAGAAGAGACTCGTGAACGAACTCGGTGGATTCCAGAAGCTGGAGAAGTTCCGGGCGACGCTCGGCGACGAGTGGGGTCCCAAACACCCCTTCCACACCGGCCAAGTGGCCATGCAGATGGATGGCGAGTGGCGGCTCGCCATGGCCGAGGAGGCCAAGCCGACGTTCGAGATCGGGGTCGCCCCGCTGCCCGTACCCGACGACCAGATCTCGCAGTACGGCAAGGGCTACATCACCGGCACCATCGCGGGCATCGCCGCCACCAGCCACAAGCAGAACGCGGCGTGGGAATTCCTGAGGTACATCACCACGGACACGGACGCGGTGGTCGGCTTCGCCAACGACATCCACAACATCCCCTCAACCCTGGCCGCGTTGAAGTCGCCGAGGCTCACGTACGACCGACGGTTCAAGACGTTCCTGGACATCGCCGCCAACCCAAACTCCACCACGACCCCCGCTTCCGTCAACGGCGGCGTGTACCTGGTGACGATCCAGCAGTTCGGATACGACTACGAGAGTGGCAAAGTCACCGATCTGAAAGCCGGGCTGAGAAAGACGGCTGCACAGATCGACACGGACATCGCGCAGGCGAAGTAGCCCATGGCAACAGCAACTCTGGCATCGAAGCGCCGGCGCGCGGCGCTTCGTACGGCTGCCTTCATGTCGCCCTGGCTGCTCGGTTTCGCGATCTTCTTCGCATACCCGCTGATCTCGACGGTCTACTTCTCCTTCATGCACTATGACGGTTTCCAGCCGCCGCGGTGGAGCGGCGGGAAGAACTGGGCCTACGTCTTCGAGCACTACCCGCTCTTCTGGCCCGCACTGCGCAACACGCTGTGGCTGGTCGTGGTGATGGTGACCCTCCGGGTGCTCTTCGGGCTCGGCACCGGCCTGCTCATCACCAAGATCAAGACCGGTACGGGGGTCTTCCGCACCCTGTTCTACCTGCCGTACCTGGCCCCGCCGGTCGCGGCAACCATGGCCTTCGCGTTCCTGCTCAACCCCGGTACGGGACCGGTCAACTCGATCCTGGAGAAGGCGGGCGTCCCGGCACCGGGCTGGTTCAACGACCCCGCCTGGTCCAAGCCCGCCCTGACCCTGCTGGCACTGTGGGGGGTCGGCGACTTGATGGTGATCTTCATGGCCGCGCTGCTCGACGTACCGGCGGAGCAGTACGAGGCGGCGGAGCTGGACGGTGCGTCGGCCTGGCAGCGCTTCAGGTACGTCACGCTCCCCAACATCTCCCCGATCGTGATGTTCGCCGTGGTCACCGGCGTGATCCAGACCATGCAGTACTACACGCAGCCGCTGATCGCGGGGAAGGTCGCCTCGGGCGTGATCCAGGGCGCGGGCACCCAGTTCGAACCGGGCTATCCGGACAAGTCCACGCTCACCCTCCCGCAGCTCGTCTACAACCTCGGTTTCCAGCGCTTCGACTACGGGTCCGCCTGCGTGGTGGCCCTGGTGCTCTTCGCCCTGTCGATGGCGTTCACCGCACTGCTGATGCGGCGCCGGGGCGGCCTGATCCAGGCAGGTGACTGACCGTGGCCCACGCACTGGACAAACCGGTGAAGCCGACGCTCCCTGTGTCCGGCGCCGAAAGCACGGCCCGCCGCCGTGCCCTGTTGGAGTGGATCGCCGTGCACTCCCTCGGGGTCGCCGCCGCGCTGTTCTTCACGCTCCCGTTCGTGTTCGTGCTCCTGACCTCGCTGATGAGCGACAGCCAGGCACTCAGCAAGGACCTGGTCCCCCACACCTGGGAGTGGGGCAACTACCGGAAGGTCTTCGACACACCCGGCTTCCTGACCTGGTGGCGGAACACGCTGGTCTACGCCGGCCTCGGCACCGTCCTGACCGTGACGTCCTCGGTCCCGGTGGCGTACGCGCTCGCCAAGTTCCGTTTCCGGGGCCGCAGTCTGTCCCTCATGCTGGTGATCTCGATGATGATGCTGCCCCCGCAGGTGGTCATCATCCCGATGTACCTGTTCTGGGCGAAGCAGCTGGATCTGTCCGGCACCCTGTGGCCGCTGATCATCCCGATGGCGTTCGGCGACGCGTTCTCCATCTTCCTGCTGCGCCAGTTCCTGATGACCATCCCGAACGAGTACCTGGACGCGGCACGGGTGGACGGTTGCGGCGACCTGCGCACCCTTGTGCGGGTCGTCCTCCCCATGGCGAAACCGGGCCTCTCCGCCGTGGCCCTCTTCCAGTTCTTCTACGCCTGGAACGACTACTTCGGCCCCCAGATCTACGCGTCCGAGAACCCCGGTGCCTGGACCCTGAGCTACGGCCTGGAGTCCTTCAAAGGCGCCCACCACACCGACTGGAACCTCACCATGGCCGCGACCGTGCTGGTCATGGCCCCCGTGATCCTCGTGTTCTTCTTCGCCCAGAAGGCGTTCGTCGAGGGTGTCACGCTCACCGGAGTGAAGGGCTAACCCCGTATGAAACTCACCGTGGTCGGCGGTGGCTCGACCTACACCCCCGAACTCATCGACGGCTTCGCACGCCTCAGGGACACCCTGCCCATCGAGGAACTCGTCCTGGTGGACCCGGCTGCCGAGCGCCTGGAGCTGGTCGGCGGCCTGGCCCGCCGCATCTTCGCCAAACAGGGACACGACGGCCGGATCGTCACGACCGCCGACCTGGACGCGGGGGTCGACGGCGCCGACGCCGTCCTGCTCCAACTGCGCGTCGGTGGACAGGCTGCCCGCCAGCAGGACGAGACGTGGCCCCTGGACTGCGGCTGCGTGGGCCAGGAGACGACCGGCGCGGGCGGCCTCGCCAAGGCGCTACGCACGGTTCCAGTGGTCATGGACATTGCCGAACGCGTGCGCCGCACCAACCCCCGCGCCTGGATCATCGACTTCACCAACCCGGTCGGCATCGTCACCCGCGCCCTGGTCCAGGCCGGGCACCGCGCGGTCGGCCTGTGCAACGTGGCGATCGGCTTCCAGCGCACCTTCGCGACGATGCTGGGCACCGAACCGCGCGAGGTCCACCTCGACCACGTGGGCCTCAACCACCTGACCTGGGAGACCGGTGTGCGGCTGGGCGGCCCGGAGGGTACGGACGCACTGCCCGGACTGCTCGCCCGGCACGGTGACGCGATCGCCGCCGACCTGCACCTGCCCCGCCCCCTCCTGGACCGCCTCGGCGTGGTTCCCTCCTACTACCTGCGTTATTACTACGCGCACGACGAGGTGGTGCGGGAACTGCGCACCAAGCCCTCCCGGGCCGCCGAGGTGGCCGCCATGGAGCGCGAACTACTGAAGCTGTATGGCGACCCCTCCCTGGACGCGAAGCCGGCACTGCTGGCCAAGCGAGGCGGCGCCTACTACTCGGAGGCGGCCGTCGACCTGGCCGCGGCTCTGCTGGGCGGACAGGGGAGCCCCTACCAGGTCGTGAACACGCTCAACCGGGGCACGCTCCCCTTCCTCCCCGACGACGCGGTGATCGAGGTGCAGGCGGCGGTCGGCCCCTCGGGTCCCGTGCCACTGCCGGTACCGGCCCTTAAGCCCCTCTTCTCGGGGCTGATCTCGAACGTGGCGGCGTACGAGGAGCTGGCCCTGGAAGCGTCCCTAAGGGGCGGCCGGGACCGCGTCTTCCGCGCCCTGCTCGCCCATCCCCTCATCGGCCAGTACGCGTACGCCGAAACACTCACCAACGAACTGATCGCACACAACCGGGAGCACCTGGCGTGGGCCTGACCGCACCTGACACCGCGAGTGTTCTCGCCATCGACGCGGGCAACAGCAAGACCGACGTGGCCGTGGTCACCGGCGCCGGAGAGGTGCTCGCCACGGCACGCGGCGGTGGCTTCCGTCCGCCCGCGGTGGGTATGCCGGCGGCCCTGGACACGCTGGCCGAACCGGTCGCGCGGGCGTTCACCGAGGCAGGTCTGACGTCGGTCGGTCACGTCTCGGCCTGCCTGGCCAACGCCGACCTCCCGGTGGAGGAGGAGCAACTGACCGCCGCGCTGCGGGCGCGCGCGTGGGGCACGTCGGTGGAGGTCCGCAACGACACCTTCGCGGTGCTGCGCGCGGGAGTCGCCGAGCCCCGGGGGGTCGCGGTCGTCTGCGGCGCGGGCATCAACTGCGTCGGGTTGCGCCCCGACGGCCGCACCGCCCGCTTCCC contains:
- a CDS encoding extracellular solute-binding protein, which encodes MPTAIPKIARKAAFALTVSAVLLTTACTGQSDTGAADDPSKDTTINFWHAWSAPNEVKAVKSLVSGFEKSHPHIHVNIVGDMTDDKINQALRAGGDKAPDVISSFTTNNVGTFCSSGALVDLNPFFKKSGIDPAKTFPKAMNEYTQFGSDRCTVPLLGDAYGLYYNKTAFAGAGIRNPPKTWSEFEADAKKLTIPRKDGYRQLGFMPDYHGWESTTEHYFAQFSPTYFDKNGKSNLASDPVFEKGFELQKRLVNELGGFQKLEKFRATLGDEWGPKHPFHTGQVAMQMDGEWRLAMAEEAKPTFEIGVAPLPVPDDQISQYGKGYITGTIAGIAATSHKQNAAWEFLRYITTDTDAVVGFANDIHNIPSTLAALKSPRLTYDRRFKTFLDIAANPNSTTTPASVNGGVYLVTIQQFGYDYESGKVTDLKAGLRKTAAQIDTDIAQAK
- a CDS encoding 6-phospho-beta-glucosidase; this encodes MKLTVVGGGSTYTPELIDGFARLRDTLPIEELVLVDPAAERLELVGGLARRIFAKQGHDGRIVTTADLDAGVDGADAVLLQLRVGGQAARQQDETWPLDCGCVGQETTGAGGLAKALRTVPVVMDIAERVRRTNPRAWIIDFTNPVGIVTRALVQAGHRAVGLCNVAIGFQRTFATMLGTEPREVHLDHVGLNHLTWETGVRLGGPEGTDALPGLLARHGDAIAADLHLPRPLLDRLGVVPSYYLRYYYAHDEVVRELRTKPSRAAEVAAMERELLKLYGDPSLDAKPALLAKRGGAYYSEAAVDLAAALLGGQGSPYQVVNTLNRGTLPFLPDDAVIEVQAAVGPSGPVPLPVPALKPLFSGLISNVAAYEELALEASLRGGRDRVFRALLAHPLIGQYAYAETLTNELIAHNREHLAWA
- a CDS encoding carbohydrate ABC transporter permease, whose protein sequence is MATATLASKRRRAALRTAAFMSPWLLGFAIFFAYPLISTVYFSFMHYDGFQPPRWSGGKNWAYVFEHYPLFWPALRNTLWLVVVMVTLRVLFGLGTGLLITKIKTGTGVFRTLFYLPYLAPPVAATMAFAFLLNPGTGPVNSILEKAGVPAPGWFNDPAWSKPALTLLALWGVGDLMVIFMAALLDVPAEQYEAAELDGASAWQRFRYVTLPNISPIVMFAVVTGVIQTMQYYTQPLIAGKVASGVIQGAGTQFEPGYPDKSTLTLPQLVYNLGFQRFDYGSACVVALVLFALSMAFTALLMRRRGGLIQAGD
- a CDS encoding carbohydrate ABC transporter permease, which translates into the protein MAHALDKPVKPTLPVSGAESTARRRALLEWIAVHSLGVAAALFFTLPFVFVLLTSLMSDSQALSKDLVPHTWEWGNYRKVFDTPGFLTWWRNTLVYAGLGTVLTVTSSVPVAYALAKFRFRGRSLSLMLVISMMMLPPQVVIIPMYLFWAKQLDLSGTLWPLIIPMAFGDAFSIFLLRQFLMTIPNEYLDAARVDGCGDLRTLVRVVLPMAKPGLSAVALFQFFYAWNDYFGPQIYASENPGAWTLSYGLESFKGAHHTDWNLTMAATVLVMAPVILVFFFAQKAFVEGVTLTGVKG